A DNA window from Rhinolophus sinicus isolate RSC01 linkage group LG10, ASM3656204v1, whole genome shotgun sequence contains the following coding sequences:
- the CHLSN gene encoding protein cholesin isoform X3 has protein sequence MGTSHCPQCEGLRKFTLKEAQAPRSQSALSQASCTLQGVGETARALQVSGAWGLPTCWGAMEPQERRGLSQRPHLRGAAACRDPELSPELSLEEKRVLERKLKKERKKEERKRLREAGVTTALGLPAEGAGAQRALDYLRGWAQKHETWRFQKTRQTWLLTHMYDSDKVPEEQFPTLLAYLEGLKGQARELTVQKAEALMQKLDEAGASGPDPLLLGKTQRVRQVLQLLS, from the exons ATGGGCACCTCCCACTGTCCTCAGTGCGAGGGGCTCAGGAAATTCACGCTGAAGGAAGCCCAGGCTCCCAGGAGCCAGTCCGCTCTCAGCCAGGCTTCTTGCACCCTGCAGGGGGTTGGGGAGACAGCCAGGGCTCTGCAAGTGTCAGGAGCATGGGGGCTTCCCACGTGCTGGGGTGCGATGGAGCCACAGGAGCGCAGGGGTCTTTCCCAGCGACCTCACTTACGG ggaGCAGCAGCGTGCAGGGACCCTGAGCTGTCCCCAGAGCTGTCCCTGGAGGAGAAGAGGGTCCTAGAGAGGAAGCTGAAGAAGGAgcggaagaaagaggaaagaaagcgTCTGCGGGAGGCGGGCGTCACCACGGCCCTGGGCCTGCCAGCCGAGGGCGCAGGCGCCCAGCGGGCCCTGGACTACCTGCGCGG CTGGGCCCAAAAGCACGAGACGTGGAGATTTCAGAAGACAAGGCAGACCTGGCTCCTCACGCACATGTATGATAGTGACAAG GTCCCCGAGGAGCAGTTCCCGACCCTGCTGGCCTACCTGGAGGGGCTGAAGGGCCAGGCCCGCGAGCTGACTGTGCAGAAGGCAGAAGCCCTGATGCAGAAGCTGGACGAGGCGGGCGCCAGTGGCCCAGACCCCCTCCTGCTGGGCAAGACCCAGCGTGTCCGGCAGGTACTGCAGCTGCTGTCCTAG
- the CHLSN gene encoding protein cholesin isoform X2: MGTSHCPQCEGLRKFTLKEAQAPRSQSALSQASCTLQGVGETARALQVSGAWGLPTCWGAMEPQERRGLSQRPHLRGAAACRDPELSPELSLEEKRVLERKLKKERKKEERKRLREAGVTTALGLPAEGAGAQRALDYLRGWAQKHETWRFQKTRQTWLLTHMYDSDKLLYPVQVPEEQFPTLLAYLEGLKGQARELTVQKAEALMQKLDEAGASGPDPLLLGKTQRVRQVLQLLS, from the exons ATGGGCACCTCCCACTGTCCTCAGTGCGAGGGGCTCAGGAAATTCACGCTGAAGGAAGCCCAGGCTCCCAGGAGCCAGTCCGCTCTCAGCCAGGCTTCTTGCACCCTGCAGGGGGTTGGGGAGACAGCCAGGGCTCTGCAAGTGTCAGGAGCATGGGGGCTTCCCACGTGCTGGGGTGCGATGGAGCCACAGGAGCGCAGGGGTCTTTCCCAGCGACCTCACTTACGG ggaGCAGCAGCGTGCAGGGACCCTGAGCTGTCCCCAGAGCTGTCCCTGGAGGAGAAGAGGGTCCTAGAGAGGAAGCTGAAGAAGGAgcggaagaaagaggaaagaaagcgTCTGCGGGAGGCGGGCGTCACCACGGCCCTGGGCCTGCCAGCCGAGGGCGCAGGCGCCCAGCGGGCCCTGGACTACCTGCGCGG CTGGGCCCAAAAGCACGAGACGTGGAGATTTCAGAAGACAAGGCAGACCTGGCTCCTCACGCACATGTATGATAGTGACAAG CTCTTGTATCCTGTCCAGGTCCCCGAGGAGCAGTTCCCGACCCTGCTGGCCTACCTGGAGGGGCTGAAGGGCCAGGCCCGCGAGCTGACTGTGCAGAAGGCAGAAGCCCTGATGCAGAAGCTGGACGAGGCGGGCGCCAGTGGCCCAGACCCCCTCCTGCTGGGCAAGACCCAGCGTGTCCGGCAGGTACTGCAGCTGCTGTCCTAG
- the CHLSN gene encoding protein cholesin isoform X6 produces the protein MDPECVSSKGAAACRDPELSPELSLEEKRVLERKLKKERKKEERKRLREAGVTTALGLPAEGAGAQRALDYLRGWAQKHETWRFQKTRQTWLLTHMYDSDKLLYPVQVPEEQFPTLLAYLEGLKGQARELTVQKAEALMQKLDEAGASGPDPLLLGKTQRVRQVLQLLS, from the exons ggaGCAGCAGCGTGCAGGGACCCTGAGCTGTCCCCAGAGCTGTCCCTGGAGGAGAAGAGGGTCCTAGAGAGGAAGCTGAAGAAGGAgcggaagaaagaggaaagaaagcgTCTGCGGGAGGCGGGCGTCACCACGGCCCTGGGCCTGCCAGCCGAGGGCGCAGGCGCCCAGCGGGCCCTGGACTACCTGCGCGG CTGGGCCCAAAAGCACGAGACGTGGAGATTTCAGAAGACAAGGCAGACCTGGCTCCTCACGCACATGTATGATAGTGACAAG CTCTTGTATCCTGTCCAGGTCCCCGAGGAGCAGTTCCCGACCCTGCTGGCCTACCTGGAGGGGCTGAAGGGCCAGGCCCGCGAGCTGACTGTGCAGAAGGCAGAAGCCCTGATGCAGAAGCTGGACGAGGCGGGCGCCAGTGGCCCAGACCCCCTCCTGCTGGGCAAGACCCAGCGTGTCCGGCAGGTACTGCAGCTGCTGTCCTAG
- the CHLSN gene encoding protein cholesin isoform X7, whose product MYDSDKLLYPVQVPEEQFPTLLAYLEGLKGQARELTVQKAEALMQKLDEAGASGPDPLLLGKTQRVRQVLQLLS is encoded by the exons ATGTATGATAGTGACAAG CTCTTGTATCCTGTCCAGGTCCCCGAGGAGCAGTTCCCGACCCTGCTGGCCTACCTGGAGGGGCTGAAGGGCCAGGCCCGCGAGCTGACTGTGCAGAAGGCAGAAGCCCTGATGCAGAAGCTGGACGAGGCGGGCGCCAGTGGCCCAGACCCCCTCCTGCTGGGCAAGACCCAGCGTGTCCGGCAGGTACTGCAGCTGCTGTCCTAG
- the CHLSN gene encoding protein cholesin isoform X8: MYDSDKVPEEQFPTLLAYLEGLKGQARELTVQKAEALMQKLDEAGASGPDPLLLGKTQRVRQVLQLLS; encoded by the exons ATGTATGATAGTGACAAG GTCCCCGAGGAGCAGTTCCCGACCCTGCTGGCCTACCTGGAGGGGCTGAAGGGCCAGGCCCGCGAGCTGACTGTGCAGAAGGCAGAAGCCCTGATGCAGAAGCTGGACGAGGCGGGCGCCAGTGGCCCAGACCCCCTCCTGCTGGGCAAGACCCAGCGTGTCCGGCAGGTACTGCAGCTGCTGTCCTAG
- the CYP2W1 gene encoding cytochrome P450 2W1 — MALLLLGLLGLLGLLGLLRACTRGPCPAPRWPPGPRPLPLIGNLHLLRVSQQDQSLMELSERYGPVFTIHLGWQKMVVLSGYEAVREALVGTGQELAGRPPIAIFQLIQGGGGIFFSSGARWKAARQFTVRTLHGLGVGRGPVADKVLQELRCLMGQLDHYGGRPFPLALLGWAPSNITFALLFGQRFDYRDPVFVSLLRLIGEVMVLLGAPGLQLFNIYPRLGALLQLHRPVLRKIEEVRAILTTLLEARRPPAPGGGPVHCYVDALIQQGQRGDPDGLFAQTNMVACVLDMVMAGTETTSATLQWAALLMGKHPSVQDRVQEELDSVLGPGRPPRPEDQRSLPYTTAVLHEVQRFISLLPHMPRCTAADTRLHGYLLPKGTPVIPLLSSVLLDKTQWETPHQFNPGHFLDASGCFVKRAAFLPFSAGRRVCVGESLARTELFLLFAGLLQRFRLLPPPGLSPAGLDTTPTPAFTMRPPAQVLCAVPRRQGH, encoded by the exons ATggccctgctgctgctggggctgctggggctgctggggctgctggggctgcTCCGAGCCTGCACCCGTGGCCCCTGCCCGGCCCCGCGCTGGCCGCCTGGGCCGCGCCCGCTGCCGCTCATCGGGAACCTGCACCTGCTGCGGGTGTCCCAGCAGGACCAGTCACTGATGGAG CTCTCAGAACGGTATGGGCCGGTGTTCACCATCCACTTGGGGTGGCAGAAGATGGTGGTGCTGAGCGGCTACGAGGCAGTGAGGGAGGCTCTGGTGGGCACCGGGCAGGAGCTGGCCGGCCGGCCCCCAATCGCCATCTTCCAGCTCATCCAGGGAGGCGGGg GCATCTTCTTCTCTTCTGGGGCGCGATGGAAGGCCGCCCGCCAGTTCACCGTGCGCACCCTCCATGGTCTGGGCGTGGGGAGGGGTCCTGTGGCTGACAAGGTCCTGCAGGAGCTGAGGTGCCTCATGGGGCAGTTGGACCACTACGGAG GCCGGCCCTTCCCCCTGGCCCTGCTTGGCTGGGCTCCCTCCAACATCACCTTCGCGCTCCTCTTTGGCCAGCGGTTCGACTACCGGGACCCTGTGTTCGTGTCCCTGCTGCGTCTCATCGGTGAGGTCATGGTCCTCTTGGGGGCCCCTGGCCTACAG CTGTTCAACATCTACCCCCGGCTCGGGGCCCTCCTCCAGCTGCATCGGCCTGTCCTGCGGAAGATCGAGGAGGTGCGAGCCATCCTGACGACCCTCCTGGAGGCGCGGCGGCCGCCTGCGCCCGGGGGAGGCCCCGTGCACTGCTACGTGGACGCCCTGATCCAGCAGGGCCAG CGCGGAGACCCGGATGGCCTGTTTGCCCAGACCAACATGGTGGCCTGTGTCCTGGACATGGTCATGGCTGGCACGGAGACCACCTCGGCTACACTGCAGTGGGCCGCCCTCCTGATGGGCAAGCACCCGAGCGTGCAGG ACCGGGTGCAGGAGGAGCTGGACAGCGTGCTGGGGCCTGGGCGGCCACCGCGGCCGGAGGACCAGCGCTCCCTGCCCTACACCACCGCCGTGCTACATGAGGTGCAGCGGTTCATCAGCCTCCTGCCCCACATGCCCCGCTGCACGGCGGCCGACACCCGGCTGCACGGCTACCTGCTCCCCAAG GGCACACCAGTGATCCCCCTGCtgagctctgtgctcctggacAAGACGCAGTGGGAGACCCCCCACCAGTTCAACCCGGGCCACTTCCTGGACGCCAGCGGGTGTTTTGTGAAGAGGGCGGCCTTCCTGCCTTTCTCTGCAG GCCGCCGCGTCTGCGTGGGGGAGAGCCTAGCCAGGACGGAGCTGTTCCTGCTGTTTGCTGGCCTTCTCCAGAGGTTCCGTCTGCTGCCCCCGCCAGGCCTCAGCCCCGCTGGCCTGGACACCACACCCACGCCAGCCTTCACCATGCGGCCGCCGGCCCAGGTGCTGTGTGCAGTGCCCAGGCGCCAGGGGCACTGA